In a genomic window of Gossypium arboreum isolate Shixiya-1 chromosome 7, ASM2569848v2, whole genome shotgun sequence:
- the LOC108456312 gene encoding vacuolar-processing enzyme, which produces MTSLVVGAILLLLSLTGIVSAGRDVTGDILRLPSEANKFFHGGDDDEVEGTRWAVLIAGSNGYWNYRHQADVCHAYQLLRNGGLKEENIIVFMYDDIAYNEENPRPGIIINNPHGDDVYKGVPKDYTGENVTVNNFFAAILGNKSALTGGSGKVVNSGPSDHIFIYYSDHGGPGVLGMPTLPYLYADDLIDVLKKKHASGTYKSLVFYLEACESGSIFEGLLPEGLNIYATTAANAVESSWGTYCPGEYPSPPPEYETCLGDLYSVAWMEDSDIHNLRKETLHQQYELVKRRTINGNSAYGSHVMQFGDIGISMDNLFTYLGTNPANDNFKSVDENSLLPPTKAVNQRDADLVHFWDKYRKAPDGSVRKVEAQKQVMEAMSHRMHVDNSIQLIGKLLFGVERGPEVLNTVRPTGQPLVDDWKCLKKMVRTFETHCGSLAQYGMKHMRSLANICNAGIETEKMGEVSAQACVNIPSGHWGSVEKGFSA; this is translated from the exons atgACATCTCTTGTGGTTGGTGCGATTCTTCTCTTGTTGTCGTTGACCGGAATTGTCTCAGCCGGTAGAGATGTAACCGGAGACATACTCCGGTTACCTTCAGAAGCTAATAAGTTCTTCCATGGGGGCGACGATGATGAAGTTGAAGGCACGAGATGGGCGGTCTTGATTGCCGGATCTAATGGATATTGGAATTACAGGCATCAG GCTGATGTTTGTCATGCTTATCAACTGTTGAGAAATGGTGGCCTAAAAGAGGAAAATATCATTGTTTTTATGTATGATGATATTGCCTACAATGAAGAAAACCCTAGACCTGGAATCATCATTAACAATCCCCATGGTGATGATGTTTATAAGGGTGTTCCAAAG GATTACACTGGAGAAAATGTTACTGTTAACAACTTTTTTGCTGCTATCCTTGGAAACAAATCTGCTCTTACAGGGGGTAGTGGCAAAGTTGTTAATAGTGGCCCCAGTGATCATATCTTCATATATTACTCTGACCATGGAGGTCCTGGTGTACTTG GCATGCCTACCTTACCTTATCTTTATGCTGATGATTTGATTGATGTTTTAAAGAAAAAACATGCTTCCGGGACCTATAAAAGCTTG GTATTCTATCTTGAAGCTTGTGAGTCTGGAAGTATCTTTGAGGGTCTTCTTCCCGAGGGTTTGAACATCTATGCAACGACTGCGGCAAATGCAGTCGAGAGTAGCTGGGGAACCTATTGTCCTGGAGAGTATCCAAGTCCTCCCCCAGAGTATGAAACCTGCTTGGGAGACTTGTACAGTGTTGCTTGGATGGAGGACAG CGACATACATAATCTGCGGAAGGAGACTTTGCACCAGCAATATGAACTT GTAAAAAGGAGGACTATCAATGGCAATTCTGCATATGGCTCTCATGTTATGCAATTTGGTGATATAGGAATTAGCATGGACAATCTCTTCACATATTTGGGTACTAATCCTGCTAACGATAATTTCAAATCCGTCGATGAGAACTCTTTGTTGCCACCCACCAAAGCTGTTAATCAGCGCGATGCTGATCTTGTCCATTTCTGGGATAAG TATCGCAAGGCACCTGATGGCTCAGTTAGGAAGGTTGAAGCTCAAAAGCAGGTTATGGAAGCCATGTCCCATAGAATGCATGTAGACAACAGTATACAACTCATTGGAAAGCTGTTATTCGGAGTCGAAAGAGGCCCTGAAGTTTTAAACACTGTTCGACCAACTGGTCAACCTCTTGTTGATGACTGGAAATGCCTTAAGAAAATG GTCAGAACCTTTGAGACGCACTGCGGATCACTGGCACAGTACGGGATGAAACACATGCGTTCCCTTGCAAACATCTGCAATGCTGGAATTGAGACAGAAAAGATGGGTGAGGTATCGGCACAAGCTTGTGTCAACATTCCTTCAGGACATTGGGGTTCTGTTGAGAAAGGGTTCAGTGCATAA
- the LOC108485263 gene encoding uncharacterized protein LOC108485263, giving the protein MEKGESILEAIYEDEDLGYGEDVEMVDVEEGELVECCNSGNDREKSGSAAVNGENQVPQSKNKKRRANKRKNKRKKGGSGHKPSDINQFVLDTCRRLKEKKSYMVYNAVGCLGVSALSDLVVEVGAIQSCGGQMTADGKRCRTGGGILWNILKVRQPAAYREIMKKTKDFEKQFKQENVGRALAQNKENSSRETACNLTNGTSVSVLEDSQLLPQTREEQFSTEGT; this is encoded by the exons ATGGAGAAAGGAGAGAGCATATTGGAAGCGATTTACGAAGACGAAGATTTAGGATATGGAGAAGATGTAGAGATGGTTGACGTTGAAGAAGGAGAGCTCGTGGAATGTTGTAACTCGGGAAATGACCGGGAAAAAAGCGGCTCTGCTGCTGTTAATGGTGAAAATCAGGTGCcccaaagtaaaaataaaaagcgCCGAGCAAATAAGAGGAAGAATAAGAGAAAAAAGGGTGGTTCTGGACATAAACCTTCGGATATAAACCA GTTTGTGTTAGACACTTGTAGACGATTAAAAGAAAAGAAGTCATACATGGTGTACAACGCTGTGGGGTGCTTGGGGGTTTCTGCATTGAGTGATCTTGTCGTGGAG GTGGGTGCAATTCAATCTTGTGGAGGTCAGATGACTGCCGATGGAAAACGTTGTCGGACAGGTGGTGGCATATTATGGAATATCCTAAAAGTGCGACAACCCGCTGCTTATCGCGAAATAATGAAAAAAACCAAAGACTTCGAG AAGCAATTCAAGCAAGAAAATGTCGGACGGGCACTAGCACAGAACAAAGAGAACTCGTCCCGAGAAACTGCTTGCAATCTGACTAATGGAACCTCGGTAAGTGTTTTGGAAGATTCTCAACTGCTTCCACAAACTCGGGAGGAACAGTTCAGTACCGAAGGAACATGA
- the LOC108485792 gene encoding NADH dehydrogenase [ubiquinone] iron-sulfur protein 7, mitochondrial, whose translation MALITRTTANRLPHLLSLQRALAIHTTVPSLSSSATPTTYARPSPPSTSGTPSSLSKPAEYVISKVDDLLNWARRGSIWPMTFGLACCAVEMMHTGASRYDFDRFGVIFRPSPRQSDCMIVAGTLTNKMAPALRKVYDQMPEPRWVISMGSCANGGGYYHYSYSVVRGCDRIVPVDIYVPGCPPTAEALLYGVLQLQKKINRRKDFLHWWSK comes from the exons ATGGCTCTAATCACCCGAACCACCGCCAATCGCCTCCCTCACCTCCTCTCCCTACAGCGTGCCCTCGCTATTCACACCACCGTCCCTTCTCTCTCCTCTTCTGCCACCCCAACCACATACGCCCGGCCTTCTCCGCCGTCCACCTCCGGCACTCCCTCCAGTCTCTCTAAGCCTGCTGAGTACGTGATCTCCAAGGTCGATGACCTCTTGAACTGGGCCCGTCGTGGGTCCATCTGGCCCATGACTTTCGGCCTCGCTTGCTGCGCCGTCGAAATGATGCACACCGGTGCTTCTCGCTACGACTTCGATCGCTTTGGTGTCATTTTTAGGCCTAGCCCTCGCCAATccgattgcatgattgttgctgGCACTCTCACCAACAAAATGGCCCCTGCTCTTCGCAA GGTTTACGACCAAATGCCAGAGCCTAGGTGGGTGATTTCAATGGGAAGTTGTGCAAATGGTGGTGGGTACTACCACTACTCATACTCAGTTGTAAGAGGTTGCGATAGAATCGTCCCTGTTGACATCTATGTTCCTGGTTGTCCACCCACTGCGGAGGCGTTATTGTACGGAGTTCTTCAATTGCAGAAAAAGATCAACAGGCGCAAGGATTTCCTCCATTGGTGGTCCAAGTAA
- the LOC108459668 gene encoding serine/threonine protein phosphatase 2A 55 kDa regulatory subunit B beta isoform-like isoform X2: protein MINGGSETAVAPVGGSQPLDWKFSQVFGERTAGEEIQEVDIISAIEFNRNGDHLATGDRGGRVVLFERTDTQDHVGHRRDLEKMDYPINRHPEFRYKTEFQSHEPEFDYLKSLEIEEKINKIRWCQSSNGALFLLSTNDKTIKLWKVQEKKVKKVCNMNVDSTKAMGNGPIVGSSISTSSKQYIANGGCTSNDFSFPTGGFPSLHLPVVTSHETNLMARCRRIYTHAHDYHINSISNNSDGETFISADDLRINLWNLEISSQSFNIVDVKPANMEDLTEVITSAEFHPTHCNMLAYSSSKGSIRLIDMRQSALCDTHSKLFEGQEAPGSRSFFTEIIASISDIKFAKDGRHILTRDYMTLKLWDINMDSGPVATFQVHEYLRPKLCDLYENDSIFDKFECCLSGNGLRVATGSYSNLFRVFGCSEGSTEATTLEASKNPMRRQGQATSRPSRSLGNLSGVVRRVNGADNSGVDANGNAFDFTSKLLHLAWHPTENSIACAASNSLYMYYA, encoded by the exons ATGATCAACGGCGGTTCCGAAACAGCCGTGGCTCCGGTGGGAGGATCGCAACCGCTTGACTGGAAGTTCTCTCAGGTGTTCGGAGAACGGACGGCCGGAGAGGAAATTCAGGAAG TTGATATCATATCTGCAATTGAATTCAATAGAAATGGCGATCACCTTGCTACCGGTGATCGTGGGGGTCGGGTGGTTTTGTTTGAAAGGACTGACACTCAAGAC CATGTTGGACATCGAAGAGATCTAGAGAAGATGGATTATCCAATCAATAGGCATCCTGAGTTTCGCTATAAAACAGAGTTTCAGAGCCACGAACCTGAG TTTGACTATCTGAAGAGCTTGGAAATTGAGgagaaaattaacaaaattaggtGGTGCCAGTCATCTAATGGTGCTCTTTTTCTTTTGTCGACAAATGACAAAACAATCAAGTTATGGAAG GTACAAGAGAAGAAAGTCAAAAAAGTATGTAACATGAACGTGGACTCAACCAAAGCCATGGGAAATGGTCCTATTGTTGGTTCAAGTATATCAACAAGCTCCAAACAATACATTGCAAATGGAGGATGCACGAGCAATGACTTCTCATTCCCAACTGGGGGTTTCCCATCTTTGCATTTGCCTGTG GTAACCAGTCATGAGACAAACCTTATGGCCAGATGTCGAAGAATATATACTCATGCTCACGACTATCATATCAATTCCATATCCAATAACAG TGATGGTGAAACTTTTATTTCGGCAGACGACCTGCGAATCAATCTTTGGAACCTGGAAATTAGCAGCCAAAGTTTTAACATTGTTGATGTGAAACCTGCAAACATGGAGGATTTGACTG AGGTGATAACTTCAGCAGAATTTCATCCTACACACTGTAATATGTTAGCATATAGTAGTTCTAAGGGCTCAATTCGTCTTATTGATATGCGACAATCTGCATTATGTGATACTCACAGCAAATT GTTTGAGGGACAAGAAGCTCCAGGTTCCAGGTCTTTCTTCACAGAGATCATAGCATCAATCTCCGACATTAAGTTTGCCAAAGATGGAAGGCATATACTAACTCGTGACTATATGACCCTTAAG TTGTGGGACATAAATATGGATTCAGGTCCGGTTGCAACTTTCCAGGTTCATGAATATCTTAGACCTAAG CTTTGTGATCTGTATGAAAATGATTCCATCTTTGACAAATTTGAATGTTGCCTAAGTGGAAATGGACTTCGAGTGGCTACTGGTTCCTACAG CAATCTGTTTCGGGTGTTTGGTTGTTCTGAAGGTAGTACGGAAGCAACAACACTGGAAGCCAGCAAAAACCCCatgag GAGACAAGGTCAGGCGACATCAAGGCCTTCAAGATCTCTTGGTAATCTCTCTGGTGTTGTCCGACGAG TGAATGGAGCAGATAACTCGGGAGTTGATGCAAATGGAAATGCTTTTGATTTCACTTCGAAGCTGCTACACTTAGCATGGCATCCAACCGAGAACTCTATTGCCTGTGCTGCATCCAACAGTCTTTACATGTATTATGCATGA
- the LOC108459668 gene encoding serine/threonine protein phosphatase 2A 55 kDa regulatory subunit B beta isoform-like isoform X1, whose amino-acid sequence MINGGSETAVAPVGGSQPLDWKFSQVFGERTAGEEIQEVDIISAIEFNRNGDHLATGDRGGRVVLFERTDTQDHVGHRRDLEKMDYPINRHPEFRYKTEFQSHEPEFDYLKSLEIEEKINKIRWCQSSNGALFLLSTNDKTIKLWKVQEKKVKKVCNMNVDSTKAMGNGPIVGSSISTSSKQYIANGGCTSNDFSFPTGGFPSLHLPVVVTSHETNLMARCRRIYTHAHDYHINSISNNSDGETFISADDLRINLWNLEISSQSFNIVDVKPANMEDLTEVITSAEFHPTHCNMLAYSSSKGSIRLIDMRQSALCDTHSKLFEGQEAPGSRSFFTEIIASISDIKFAKDGRHILTRDYMTLKLWDINMDSGPVATFQVHEYLRPKLCDLYENDSIFDKFECCLSGNGLRVATGSYSNLFRVFGCSEGSTEATTLEASKNPMRRQGQATSRPSRSLGNLSGVVRRVNGADNSGVDANGNAFDFTSKLLHLAWHPTENSIACAASNSLYMYYA is encoded by the exons ATGATCAACGGCGGTTCCGAAACAGCCGTGGCTCCGGTGGGAGGATCGCAACCGCTTGACTGGAAGTTCTCTCAGGTGTTCGGAGAACGGACGGCCGGAGAGGAAATTCAGGAAG TTGATATCATATCTGCAATTGAATTCAATAGAAATGGCGATCACCTTGCTACCGGTGATCGTGGGGGTCGGGTGGTTTTGTTTGAAAGGACTGACACTCAAGAC CATGTTGGACATCGAAGAGATCTAGAGAAGATGGATTATCCAATCAATAGGCATCCTGAGTTTCGCTATAAAACAGAGTTTCAGAGCCACGAACCTGAG TTTGACTATCTGAAGAGCTTGGAAATTGAGgagaaaattaacaaaattaggtGGTGCCAGTCATCTAATGGTGCTCTTTTTCTTTTGTCGACAAATGACAAAACAATCAAGTTATGGAAG GTACAAGAGAAGAAAGTCAAAAAAGTATGTAACATGAACGTGGACTCAACCAAAGCCATGGGAAATGGTCCTATTGTTGGTTCAAGTATATCAACAAGCTCCAAACAATACATTGCAAATGGAGGATGCACGAGCAATGACTTCTCATTCCCAACTGGGGGTTTCCCATCTTTGCATTTGCCTGTGGTA GTAACCAGTCATGAGACAAACCTTATGGCCAGATGTCGAAGAATATATACTCATGCTCACGACTATCATATCAATTCCATATCCAATAACAG TGATGGTGAAACTTTTATTTCGGCAGACGACCTGCGAATCAATCTTTGGAACCTGGAAATTAGCAGCCAAAGTTTTAACATTGTTGATGTGAAACCTGCAAACATGGAGGATTTGACTG AGGTGATAACTTCAGCAGAATTTCATCCTACACACTGTAATATGTTAGCATATAGTAGTTCTAAGGGCTCAATTCGTCTTATTGATATGCGACAATCTGCATTATGTGATACTCACAGCAAATT GTTTGAGGGACAAGAAGCTCCAGGTTCCAGGTCTTTCTTCACAGAGATCATAGCATCAATCTCCGACATTAAGTTTGCCAAAGATGGAAGGCATATACTAACTCGTGACTATATGACCCTTAAG TTGTGGGACATAAATATGGATTCAGGTCCGGTTGCAACTTTCCAGGTTCATGAATATCTTAGACCTAAG CTTTGTGATCTGTATGAAAATGATTCCATCTTTGACAAATTTGAATGTTGCCTAAGTGGAAATGGACTTCGAGTGGCTACTGGTTCCTACAG CAATCTGTTTCGGGTGTTTGGTTGTTCTGAAGGTAGTACGGAAGCAACAACACTGGAAGCCAGCAAAAACCCCatgag GAGACAAGGTCAGGCGACATCAAGGCCTTCAAGATCTCTTGGTAATCTCTCTGGTGTTGTCCGACGAG TGAATGGAGCAGATAACTCGGGAGTTGATGCAAATGGAAATGCTTTTGATTTCACTTCGAAGCTGCTACACTTAGCATGGCATCCAACCGAGAACTCTATTGCCTGTGCTGCATCCAACAGTCTTTACATGTATTATGCATGA